A section of the Oncorhynchus tshawytscha isolate Ot180627B linkage group LG09, Otsh_v2.0, whole genome shotgun sequence genome encodes:
- the LOC112258120 gene encoding zinc finger CCHC domain-containing protein 10-like isoform X1 has protein sequence MREGARWILVDILHIFSLKHLISIQFSFPKTIIVLRTGWIKFSRHYTLPKLRCFGAQGRIELLYTRTSQNRRSLLEICKYMLERANRISLARACLCPSNFLVLPTMIHLLPLETTGSGLSWVSYLWINCNMATPMHRVIARRQAEANKQHVRCQKCLEFGHWTYECIGKRKYLHRPSRTTEMKKKLKENENKQVNTTGPGKEDSSEKKIKKKRSKDSSGSSSSDSDSSSSDSSSDSSDSSSSSSDDSDDSSSSSSSSSSSSSGSDSSKGSDSDQGPPKKKKKKK, from the exons ATGAGAGAAggagcgagatggattttggTCGACATTCTTCACATTTTCTcattgaaacatttgatctcaatacagttttcttttCCCAAAACTATAATCGTGTTACGAACAGGGTGGATTAAGTTTAGTAGACATTACACTTTACCAAAGTTGCGTTGTTTTGGAGCGCAAGGTCGAATTGAGTTATTGTACACGCGTACTTCACAGAATAGGCGTTCGCTactggaaatatgcaaatacatgctagagcgcgccaataggatctcactagctcgtgCTTGCCTCTGCCCTTCAAACTttcttgttctgcccactatgattcatttgctcccattggaaacgacaggctctggtctatcttgggttagttatctTTGGATAAATTGCAATATGGCGACGCCCATGCACAGAGTTATTGCTCGTCGGCAAGC GGAGGCAAATAAACAACATGTTCGGTGTCAGAAATGTTTGGAGTTTGGACACTGGACATATGAGTGCATTGGTAAACGAAAATACCTTCACAGGCCATCAAGGACGACAGAAATGAAAAAGAAACTGAAAGAAAATGAAAATAAACAGGTCAATACCACAGG ACCAGGAAAGGAGGACTCCAGTGAGAAAAAAATTAAGAAGAAAAG GTCAAAGGATTcaagtggtagtagcagcagtgatTCTGACAGCTCTTCCAGTGACTCATCGTCTGACAGTAGTGACTCCTCAAGCTCTTCGTCGGACGACAGTGATGACAGTTCTAGCTCCTCTTCCTCTAGCAGCTCAAGCAGCTCGGGTTCCGATTCATCTAAAGGTAGCGACTCGGATCAAGGCCCTcccaagaagaaaaagaagaagaaatga
- the LOC112258120 gene encoding putative uncharacterized protein DDB_G0271974 isoform X2 — MKKKLKENENKQVNTTGPGKEDSSEKKIKKKRSKDSSGSSSSDSDSSSSDSSSDSSDSSSSSSDDSDDSSSSSSSSSSSSSGSDSSKGSDSDQGPPKKKKKKK, encoded by the exons ATGAAAAAGAAACTGAAAGAAAATGAAAATAAACAGGTCAATACCACAGG ACCAGGAAAGGAGGACTCCAGTGAGAAAAAAATTAAGAAGAAAAG GTCAAAGGATTcaagtggtagtagcagcagtgatTCTGACAGCTCTTCCAGTGACTCATCGTCTGACAGTAGTGACTCCTCAAGCTCTTCGTCGGACGACAGTGATGACAGTTCTAGCTCCTCTTCCTCTAGCAGCTCAAGCAGCTCGGGTTCCGATTCATCTAAAGGTAGCGACTCGGATCAAGGCCCTcccaagaagaaaaagaagaagaaatga